In a single window of the Coregonus clupeaformis isolate EN_2021a chromosome 10, ASM2061545v1, whole genome shotgun sequence genome:
- the LOC121575985 gene encoding acidic mammalian chitinase has product MARLTVLAGLGLLLMVQIATSTKLVCHMTNWAQYRPSSGKFTPENIDPFLCTHVIYSLATINSFNQVAPIEWNDETLYNSLNNLKNVNPMMKTLLSVGGTVKGLSPFIGMVSKPESRQAFIKSAINYLRSHGFDGLNLAWEYPTQNGSPDGDRKRFTELVRELQKAFEDDAKDTRLTQLLLSASVAALQPTINSSYEVAQIASSLDFINVMTYDFHGHWERATGHNSPLYRSSHDSVTHYHFNVDSAMTYWLDNGAPAEKLLMGFSTYGRTYHLTTSNTGLGAPANGPADAGPFTREAGYWSHYEVCSFTSSATVEWIDEQKVPYAVQGSSWVGYDSKESYAAKVHWLTNKNLGGASVWTLDMDDFTGAFCADGPFPLVNHLRNSLGFPPSPPPLGPPPPPLTPSSASAPDAQMACTSTSPTTPPISSVSVATPTCTDASLTWSLLMPASAVTGPE; this is encoded by the exons ATGGCCAGACTCACTGTGCTTGCAG GTCTGGGCCTTCTGCTGATGGTGCAGATTG CCACCTCCACCAAACTGGTGTGCCACATGACCAACTGGGCCCAGTACCGCCCCAGCAGTGGGAAGTTCACCCCTGAGAACATCGACCCCTTCCTCTGCACCCATGTGATCTACAGCCTGGCCACCATCAACAGCTTCAACCAGGTCGCCCCCATTGAGTGGAACGACGAAACATTGTACAATAGCCTCAACAACCTGAAGAATGT GAACCCAATGATGAAGACTCTGCTGTCTGTCGGAGGCACAGTCAAAGGACTCAGCCC ATTCATCGGCATGGTGTCCAAACCTGAGAGCCGGCAGGCCTTCATCAAGTCAGCCATCAACTACCTGCGTTCCCACGGCTTTGACGGTCTCAACCTGGCCTGGGAGTACCCCACTCAGAACGGCAGCCCCGATGGAGACAGGAAGAGGTTCACCGAGCTCGTCAGG GAGCTGCAGAAGGCCTTTGAGGACGACGCCAAAGACACCAGGCTGACCCAGCTGCTGCTGTCTGCCAGCGTGGCAGCTCTACAGCCCACCATCAACTCCAGCTACGAGGTGGCCCAGATCGCCAG CTCTCTGGACTTCATCAACGTGATGACCTATGACTTCCATGGACACTGGGAGAGAGCAACCGGACACAACAGCCCTCTGTACCGCagcagccacgactcagtgacaCACTACCACTTCAACGTC GACTCTGCCATGACCTACTGGCTGGACAACGGTGCCCCTGCTGAGAAGCTGCTGATGGGTTTCTCCACCTACGGCCGTACCTACCATCTCACCACCTCCAACACTGGCCTGGGAGCCCCCGCCAACGGCCCCGCTGATGCCGGCCCCTTCACCCGCGAAGCAGGATACTGGTCCCACTACGAG gtCTGCTCCTTCACCTCCAGCGCCACTGTTGAGTGGATTGATGAGCAGAAGGTCCCATATGCCGTCCAGGGCAGCTCCTGGGTGGGCTACGACAGCAAGGAGAGCTACGCTGCCAAG GTCCATTGGCTGACGAACAAGAACCTGGGAGGAGCCTCTGTGTGGACTCTGGACATGGATGACTTCACTGGTGCTTTCTGTGCTGATGGTCCCTTCCCTCTTGTCAATCATCTCCGCAACTCTCTGG GCTTCCCCCCAAGCCCACCACCACTCgggcccccaccaccacccctgaCCCCATCCTCAGCTTCTGCTCCGGACGCCCAGATGGCCTGTACGTCAACGTCTCCGACAACACCACCTATTTCCAGTGTTTCCGTGGCAACACCTACCTGCACAGATGCCAGCCTGACCTGGTCTTTATTGATGCCTGCAAGTGCTGTGACTGGCCCTGAATGA